A stretch of Phytoactinopolyspora mesophila DNA encodes these proteins:
- a CDS encoding metalloregulator ArsR/SmtB family transcription factor, whose product MNSTVFEALADPVRRRLLELVAERERPAGELAGEFAVSRPAISRHLRVLSEAGLVSSRSQAQQRIYRLETAPLDEASAWIERTRSNWAARLDAMERHLDKLEKDT is encoded by the coding sequence GTGAACTCGACAGTCTTCGAAGCGTTAGCCGATCCGGTGCGGCGACGGCTCCTCGAACTCGTTGCTGAGCGGGAACGTCCCGCGGGGGAACTGGCGGGGGAGTTCGCGGTCAGCAGACCGGCCATATCTCGCCACCTGCGGGTACTGAGTGAGGCCGGCCTCGTTAGTAGCCGAAGCCAAGCGCAGCAACGCATCTACCGCCTCGAAACCGCGCCGCTCGACGAAGCCTCAGCGTGGATCGAACGGACCCGCAGCAATTGGGCGGCCCGTCTCGATGCCATGGAACGCCACCTCGACAAATTGGAGAAGGACACCTGA
- a CDS encoding helix-turn-helix transcriptional regulator, whose protein sequence is MRADRLVAALLLMQARGRVTARELAEELEISVATARRDLEALSSAGVPVYPQPGRGGGWSLVGGARTDLSGLSAGEAQALFLLVGPAAAVSGEAKAALRKLLRALPQTFRNHAEAATTATVIDPTRWGEQLRDRPQMVDALQDAVVRRRKVRLTYEGRNREKTERLVDPWGLIDKDETWYMIAGTERGQRTFRVDRIAGAEITDQAAQRPEDFSLSDAWREVVGEMEERRSRTWATVTIESRFVPILKDQFGRHCHADGEVGGGLTRVRLAAPTPLDVARHLAGWGAMVDVLEPRAVQVELARIGAELAGRYGGLADRATGDDEDRKQPGEQNTS, encoded by the coding sequence ATGCGTGCCGACCGTCTTGTGGCTGCCCTGTTGCTGATGCAGGCCCGCGGCAGAGTGACAGCCCGTGAGCTTGCTGAAGAGCTCGAGATCTCGGTGGCCACCGCCAGACGTGACCTCGAGGCTCTGTCTTCGGCAGGCGTCCCCGTCTATCCACAGCCGGGCCGTGGTGGTGGATGGTCGCTGGTCGGTGGAGCGCGTACCGATCTCAGTGGCCTCTCTGCAGGCGAGGCGCAGGCTCTGTTCCTGCTTGTCGGCCCGGCCGCGGCTGTGTCAGGCGAGGCCAAGGCGGCCTTGCGTAAGCTGCTCCGGGCATTGCCGCAGACCTTCCGGAACCATGCTGAAGCGGCCACCACGGCCACCGTGATCGATCCGACCCGATGGGGCGAGCAGCTGCGCGATAGACCGCAGATGGTCGACGCGTTGCAGGATGCGGTGGTCCGTCGTCGTAAGGTGCGCTTGACGTACGAGGGGCGCAACCGTGAGAAAACAGAACGTCTCGTCGACCCATGGGGCCTGATCGACAAAGACGAGACCTGGTACATGATCGCGGGAACCGAGCGCGGACAACGCACCTTCCGGGTGGACCGGATCGCCGGGGCCGAGATCACTGATCAGGCAGCCCAGCGTCCGGAAGACTTCTCCCTGTCCGATGCGTGGCGCGAAGTGGTCGGTGAGATGGAAGAACGACGCTCCCGAACCTGGGCGACCGTGACCATCGAGTCCAGATTCGTGCCGATTCTGAAAGATCAGTTCGGCCGGCACTGCCACGCCGACGGTGAGGTGGGCGGCGGACTCACTCGGGTCCGTCTCGCGGCCCCGACGCCACTGGACGTGGCGCGCCACCTGGCCGGCTGGGGCGCCATGGTCGACGTCCTCGAGCCGCGTGCCGTCCAGGTCGAGCTGGCCCGGATCGGTGCCGAACTGGCCGGCCGCTACGGCGGATTGGCGGACCGGGCGACCGGAGATGACGAGGATCGAAAACAGCCAGGTGAGCAGAATACGAGTTGA
- a CDS encoding helix-turn-helix domain-containing protein yields MEQKLLTLADVAELLNTSSAQVYALVRSGDLPAMKMGGRGQWRVHPERLQQYIDQAHKSTAEWVKQNPLREEAVTGEADS; encoded by the coding sequence ATGGAGCAGAAACTGCTGACCCTCGCTGATGTCGCTGAACTGTTGAACACGTCATCTGCTCAGGTATATGCACTGGTACGCAGCGGTGACCTGCCCGCCATGAAGATGGGCGGCCGCGGCCAGTGGCGGGTCCACCCCGAGCGTCTGCAGCAGTACATCGACCAGGCGCACAAGTCCACGGCTGAATGGGTAAAACAGAATCCGTTGCGCGAAGAGGCTGTCACGGGCGAGGCGGACAGCTGA
- a CDS encoding class I SAM-dependent methyltransferase translates to MTPPTHSGLDATEAAQLQTSWETQQEPFLPHRAEAFEVLVQVAAEVAGGRGRPLRVLELAAGTGSITLRLLQTLAEVDATVLEIDPVLLAIAGASIGDRAQIVEADLSDPGWPAKLPHQGFDVVLSGNALHCFSAERLADLYRQVRGVVGPGGAFALAEQMPRKPEPGSGAPDESASPEAVRAAVDAWDTWWVDVLSRPSLSAAAERRRHLQLCSADFYPDPAWHHDALTAAGFAGTGIGWSKADTVVLVAT, encoded by the coding sequence ATGACGCCGCCGACCCATTCCGGACTCGATGCCACCGAGGCTGCCCAGCTCCAGACGAGCTGGGAAACGCAACAGGAACCGTTTCTTCCCCACCGAGCCGAAGCATTCGAAGTGCTCGTCCAGGTCGCCGCTGAAGTTGCCGGTGGGCGTGGCCGTCCATTACGAGTTCTGGAGCTAGCCGCGGGTACCGGCTCCATCACCTTGAGGTTGCTCCAGACGCTGGCCGAGGTTGATGCCACGGTGCTGGAAATCGATCCGGTTCTACTGGCAATCGCCGGGGCATCGATCGGTGACCGGGCGCAGATCGTTGAGGCGGACCTCTCGGATCCGGGCTGGCCGGCCAAATTGCCGCACCAGGGGTTCGACGTCGTCCTCAGCGGCAACGCGCTGCATTGCTTCTCGGCTGAGCGGCTCGCCGACCTCTATCGGCAGGTCCGTGGCGTTGTCGGCCCCGGTGGGGCGTTTGCGTTGGCTGAACAGATGCCGCGGAAACCGGAGCCCGGCTCCGGGGCGCCTGATGAATCCGCCTCCCCTGAAGCTGTCCGTGCCGCCGTAGATGCGTGGGACACATGGTGGGTTGATGTGCTGAGTAGACCATCTCTCAGTGCCGCCGCCGAACGTCGCCGTCATCTCCAGCTGTGCTCAGCCGACTTCTATCCGGATCCGGCGTGGCACCACGACGCTTTGACGGCGGCCGGCTTTGCCGGCACTGGCATCGGGTGGAGCAAGGCGGACACCGTTGTGCTGGTGGCAACCTGA
- a CDS encoding SRPBCC family protein — MSNKASTAQDQPPIPGDRRGTLGVGPDGEWQIRFERRLRHAPGRVWAALTDPDQQAQWVPGVTIEATVGGKVVFDFGDEGMAEGEVLAVEPPRALEHTWIWPGEPRSVVRWDISVDGDETVLVMLHRQLRQAPAVDYATGWHAMLDAFGIYLDGGDPAAAEPDYAGLFEFYSQAAQDQTK, encoded by the coding sequence ATGAGTAACAAGGCCAGTACTGCACAAGACCAGCCACCCATCCCTGGCGACCGTAGAGGCACCCTCGGCGTCGGCCCAGACGGTGAGTGGCAGATCCGGTTCGAACGACGTCTTCGGCACGCCCCAGGCCGGGTATGGGCCGCGCTGACCGATCCGGATCAGCAGGCTCAATGGGTGCCGGGTGTGACCATCGAGGCGACGGTCGGCGGCAAGGTCGTCTTCGACTTCGGCGACGAGGGCATGGCGGAGGGCGAGGTATTGGCGGTCGAGCCGCCTCGAGCGCTTGAACACACCTGGATCTGGCCCGGTGAGCCGCGATCGGTGGTGCGGTGGGACATTTCCGTCGACGGAGACGAGACCGTGCTGGTCATGCTGCATCGTCAGCTACGACAGGCTCCGGCTGTCGACTACGCCACTGGTTGGCACGCCATGCTCGATGCCTTCGGCATATACCTCGATGGCGGCGACCCGGCAGCGGCCGAACCCGACTACGCGGGGCTCTTCGAGTTCTACAGTCAGGCTGCGCAGGACCAGACAAAGTGA
- a CDS encoding TipAS antibiotic-recognition domain-containing protein, giving the protein MSWSINEVAQLSGVTSRTLRHYDAIGLLSPAWTAHGGRRFYEQEQLLRLQRILLLRDLGLGLDSIAEVLAAQSQHGAVDVLQQHREWLLEERQRLGRLIKTVEDTIATLEEGGTMNPNEIYQGFENHREYEAEARQRWGDEAVDRGNAIVAEWTPEQWAAAKAEFDAQNEGLAQLMDAGTPVADEQVQAIIERHYNGMTQFWTPDRESYTGLGQMYVDDDRFAQNYEAVRPGLAAYLRDAIAVYAENRLS; this is encoded by the coding sequence GTGAGCTGGTCGATCAACGAAGTGGCGCAACTGTCCGGGGTGACGTCCCGGACACTGCGTCACTACGACGCGATCGGTCTACTGTCTCCTGCCTGGACAGCACATGGCGGGCGCCGTTTCTACGAGCAGGAGCAGCTACTGCGGCTGCAGCGGATTCTTCTGCTGCGTGATCTTGGCCTTGGTTTGGACTCCATCGCGGAAGTCCTCGCCGCACAGAGCCAGCACGGAGCAGTCGACGTTCTACAGCAGCACCGTGAGTGGTTACTCGAAGAGCGACAGCGTCTAGGCCGGCTGATCAAGACCGTGGAGGACACCATCGCCACCCTCGAGGAAGGAGGGACGATGAACCCGAACGAGATCTACCAGGGCTTCGAGAACCACCGCGAGTACGAAGCCGAGGCACGTCAGCGATGGGGCGACGAAGCCGTCGACCGGGGTAACGCGATTGTCGCCGAGTGGACGCCAGAGCAATGGGCGGCGGCCAAGGCCGAATTCGACGCCCAGAACGAGGGCTTGGCCCAGCTCATGGACGCCGGAACACCGGTTGCCGACGAGCAGGTCCAGGCCATCATCGAGCGCCACTACAACGGTATGACCCAGTTCTGGACCCCGGACCGTGAGTCCTACACCGGACTCGGCCAGATGTACGTCGACGACGACCGGTTCGCCCAGAACTACGAGGCAGTCCGCCCTGGCTTGGCGGCCTATCTGCGAGACGCCATAGCGGTCTACGCCGAGAACAGACTGAGTTAA
- a CDS encoding YbaK/EbsC family protein, with the protein MTEPAAEDIRTHPNVQRVRKALDAVGLSSDIVILPESAPTAAAAAEQLDCEVGAIANSLIFSCAQEPILVLTSGAHRADTKLLAQAAGGSVGRGDPEFVRRHTGQPIGGVAPVGHPQPIRTFIDNWLARHDRIWAAAGHPYSVFPTTFDELMAATNGTAIDVQL; encoded by the coding sequence GTGACCGAACCTGCAGCCGAAGACATCCGAACTCATCCGAACGTTCAGCGGGTCCGGAAGGCTCTCGACGCAGTTGGGCTCAGCAGCGACATCGTCATCTTGCCGGAATCCGCACCGACGGCGGCGGCCGCGGCCGAGCAGCTCGACTGTGAAGTGGGCGCTATCGCGAACTCGCTGATCTTCAGCTGTGCGCAGGAGCCAATTCTGGTGTTGACCAGTGGTGCCCACCGGGCTGATACCAAACTTCTCGCCCAGGCTGCGGGTGGGAGTGTCGGCCGGGGGGACCCGGAGTTCGTGCGACGGCACACCGGTCAGCCCATCGGAGGAGTGGCGCCCGTCGGGCATCCGCAGCCGATCCGGACGTTCATCGATAACTGGCTCGCGAGGCACGACCGGATCTGGGCTGCGGCCGGGCACCCTTACTCGGTGTTTCCCACCACGTTCGACGAGTTGATGGCCGCGACCAACGGCACGGCCATCGACGTTCAACTCTGA
- a CDS encoding DLW-39 family protein, translating into MSKKKILFSALIAVAGYLGYRRYQSGQEEQGLWAEATDRVPSTDER; encoded by the coding sequence GTGTCCAAGAAGAAGATTCTGTTCAGTGCTCTTATTGCCGTCGCGGGATACCTCGGGTACCGCCGCTATCAGTCTGGTCAGGAGGAGCAGGGCCTGTGGGCCGAGGCGACGGACCGGGTGCCTTCGACTGACGAGCGCTGA